The Eubacterium sp. MSJ-33 genomic sequence TTCCAAATTCCGCAAGGCATTCTGCCATTTTTACGTTCTTACAATACTCATCTTCCGTTCCGAGCGTTTCCATTGCATCCCAGTCAATTACTTCCAACCCCTGCTGATAATCATATAGAACACACTCCTGCAATGACAGAGGATGCTTTGGAAGTATCTTAAAATTGTTATACTCCGCAAACGCCCGCTTTATACAAATATATACAAATCCCTTATTTCCATAAGTTCCCTTTACCGCGTAATCAAACGCCGTATATGGGTGAAAATGAAATGGTATATACCGATCTAAATTCCACTGTTGCCTCTTCGTAATAATTTCCGAATCCGCAACATCTATAACCTTCATTTGATTTGCAATCACATATCGCCTTG encodes the following:
- a CDS encoding DarT ssDNA thymidine ADP-ribosyltransferase family protein → MGGLEGVRNKKLLYHLTKLDNLESIIRYGLQSRRYVIANQMKVIDVADSEIITKRQQWNLDRYIPFHFHPYTAFDYAVKGTYGNKGFVYICIKRAFAEYNNFKILPKHPLSLQECVLYDYQQGLEVIDWDAMETLGTEDEYCKNVKMAECLAEFGIPAELFQCVYVPTEAVKKHVEMLLRNYGITEQPPYVAIQEKWF